TATCGCTTTAAATTGATAATCTATTGTTTCAACTGTGTGAAAGGGTGATTGTGAATGAAAAAAATACTAGATATCCCGCTTAAAAAAATATTTCTTATCATTATCCAAATAGCGGGCTTATATCTATTAAGTGTATTAGGGGAGTTTATCTCTAATTTGTTAAGCTTATCGATACCTGGAAGTATTATTGGGCTATTACTATTATTGGTCGGATTACATTTACGTATCATTCCAGAATCGTTTATTCAGGAAGGTGCAGGGTTATTATTAATAATTTTACCACTTTTCTTCATTCCAGCGACCGTTGGGATCGTCCAACATCCAGAATTTCTTTCGGTAAAAGGGATTTTCCTAATACTAATCGTCATGATTAGTACCTTCTTAACGATGATTGTCGCGGGACGAATGAGTGAATGGTACGAAAAGAAGCAAGTAAAGGAGGAATCCTAATATGCAAAACTTATTAACGCCAATCATTGTGATTATTACGACGGTAGGTTTATTTTTGATGATGAGGCGTTTATACGGTCGTTATCCAAATGCTGTTTTCCATCCAATGTTAACGACAACGACCTTGATTTGTATAGGACTATTACTATTTAATATTCCTTATGCGGATTATATGAAGGGCGGGAAGTGGATTGAACAATTCTTAGGTCCATGTGTGGTCGCACTTGCCTATCCTTTATACAATCAAAGAAAGATTATGATGCAATATAAAAAAGTAATACTACTAGGCATCTCATCGGGCTTAATTACCGCGATGGGGAGCATTATCTTTTTTGCAAAATTATTTAAAGTTGAAGAAGAAATTGTCTATACCATTATTCCTAAGTCAATCACAACACCTGTTGCAATTCAGATAAGTGACACAATGGGAGGCATTCCATCTTTAACGGCTATTTTTGTCATGATTGCTGGATTTAGTGGAATTATTGTCGGCCCTTACGTGATGAAATACACAGGAATTGAAAGTCGATTAGGAAAGGGGCTTGCGTTGGGCAGTGCATCGCATGCCTTAGGCGTTGCGAAATCAACTGAATACGGAGAACTGTCACTATCTATGGCATCAGTTGCGATGACGCTTAGTGCAATCATTGGCTCGTTGATTGGTCCGCTTCTCGTTTTGTTCGTGTAGCGTGTAAGAAAATTGTCACATTTCTACTAGGCACCTTGACTCATTTGGAGTGTGTTGAAATAGATACATAGTTTATGGAACTTTTTTCACGTACGAGGAGGCAGGGGTTTGAAAAACACATTAACATTTCAGTTAGGCGCAATAATTGTTGGTATCATGATTGCGATGTTGGCGATTTCATCTTTCGCTACCTATAAAACAGCTTATGATAAATTATATGACGCGGCTGGGGTAGAAGCATATGGTTGTGCGAACATCACGACAGGATTAATTGAACCAGGTGATATTGTCAAAATTAAAAATGGCGATACAAATACGATGGAAACAGTTGGAAAGCAATTAAACTGGACGACTGCACATAAAGATATCTTTGAAACGCAATACATCATTGACTTAGACGGTAATCTGCTTGCTATGGATGATCATTTAGCGGCAAAAGGATTAAAAGTAGGAGATGCGATTCCAATAGATGATGAAGCGATTTCTACATTGTTAGAAACGAAGCATCCAACTTATTCGCAGCCTTATGAGTTTGCAGGTATTGAACGTTTATCAGGATATGCACCGATTTTTGAAAATCATGATTCATCTGGTGATGTGATTGCCATTAGTGTCATCGATTTTGATAATGCGATAGTTGCTGAAAGAACCTGGGACGTTGTTCGAAATGGCGTTTTAATCAGCTTAATTCCTATGGTGATTGCAGCAAGTATTACAATCTACTTAATTAGACGGAAAACAAGTCAAATTTCTTCGCTCATAAACCATGCAAGAGAAATTGCAGATGGGAATCTAGCAATTGAAGATACTGTTGTGAATAGTAGAGATGAAGTTGGCGATTTAGCGCGTACGTTAAATATGATGACGGCTAATTTGCGTAATATAATTGGAACGATGAAGACAACCGCGGTTCAATTGACCAAAAACTCATCAGAAACGGCCATGTCATTAAATGAAATGCATGATGCGATTCAGCAAGTTGCTGCGAATATGAGCGACGTCACGATTTCAATCTCAAATGGAACCGCAAATGCTGAGCATGCCTCATCCATTTTGGGAACATTGGCGGATAATATTCAAGCATCTAAAGTTACTGCGGATCGTTCTGTAGAAAACTCTAAAGCAACGATGCAAGTTGCAGAAAATGGCCAACAAAGAGCAAATGAAATTAACGAAGACATGGAGAAAATACGGACGGAATCAGTTGACTCTGGAAACACGATACAAAATCTCATAGAGTCCACAACAAAAATTCAAGATATTACAAGTACAATCGCGGGAATTGCCGCACAAACAAACTTGTTGGCATTGAATGCTTCCATTGAGGCAGCGCGTGCGGGAGAGCATGGCCAAGGGTTTGCTGTTGTTGCTGAAGAAGTTAGAAAGTTAGCGGAACAATCCAATAGTGAAGTACTCGAAGTTGAGAAATTAGTTGCTGATATTACTGCCCATATACAGCAAGTTGTCTCTTCAACAGAAGAAAGTACAGCACTTATTGAATCTGGTACGAATACGGTTCGTTTAACTGCTGAATCGCTCAGTCAAGTCGCTCAAGCAGTTTCTAAAACCGTAGAGGAAATTAGTTCACTATCTGCATCAACAACGATAGAAGCAGAAAGTTCGGAACAAGTTGTTCAGTTGATTAGCGAGTTGACACGTGAAATTCACACAATAGAAGATATGTCGATGAATATATCGGCTGCAACGGAAAGAAACGACAGCATCGATTGATGAAGTGACAAATCGTTCTATGGATACAAATGATCTGGCATTACAATTAGAACAAGTTGTCAGTCGTTTTAAACTATAAATACAAGAATCATCATAGAGAGAAAAATGAACATGCCTCCGTATTTTATAGGGGGCATGTTTTTTTATTAAGGAATTCTAGTGTGATAAGCGCGGGGGTTTGTGGGCGAATGAAAATCCATAACATAATTAATCTCCGTTCCAATCGGACGCTTTCCGCGGGCACGGCTTCAATCTCCTCGTCGCTTCGCTCCTGCGGGGCTTTCAGCTCGCGCTGCTCCCGCAGGAGTCGCCGATTTCCACTCCGATTAATTGGTGTGCACATGGAATAAATTGAATTTTATGCATGAAAAAAGGCTCTCTTCTTGTATAGTGAAGTTTGCACACACACACTCCAGGATAGAACCCACATGATTAAAAATAACACGAAGTTACCCACACCAAGATCTTTTAACAAAATCTTAGATCGCTTTCACGTCGCGAAAGATTTAAAATCTGTTTTTAAAGAACACCCTAGATGGCACTCCATTCGTATCAAGCTTGCCAAATACAACATAGAAGGTTTAATGACGGAGCTTAATAGTGCTGTTGGTAAATTGGAAGATGCTGATTTAATACGGCAATATCCCTAGTACCTAGAAGTACTTGGCGATTACCGAAAATGGCTTATTGAACAAGTATAGATACAAGTGCCATGCGTCCAATGGTGGCATCAGAAGCAACTATGCGCGTGATTGCGAAAAGATTAAATAATGGCAGAAGCTAGAATGAACAAGGCATCCAAGCATCTATTCAGCTTATGGTTGCCTTAAAAGATGGGTTAGATATAAAAACTTTACGTAGGAATGATGAAAAATAAACTTGAAACTTTCTTACTTGCAAAAAGCAACTAGAAAGCCTGTTTCTTGAGCTATAAAGGGATTACAGGGATTTTGAGATAACAAAGTTATTACTAAAGAAAGTTATGTAAGTTATTTATGTTTATAAAAACTTATGTATAAGGAATCTCTGTTGATTGTAGTGCAGAGCGGCGACTCCAGTGGGATTAGCGTGACAGGTGAGACCCCACAGGAGCGCGGTTTTCGCGACGAGGAGGCTCACCGCACGCCCTACGGAACGCGTCCGCTCGGAACGGAAATCAACATGGTTTATTTGGCGTTTTTAAAATCGGAATACTTAACTATCCAAGAAGAGAAAACCTCTGATTTAAAATAGTACCCACAAAAACTTGACTCAATCTAAGCGCGTGGAATCTATCTGAATAGTTGATTTCGTGCTATACTATGAATGAATATTCAATCAACGGTGTTAAGGGGGCATGAAGAATGGTTGAGCAGCAGCGAGTAGAACTAATTGATGGTTTTGATTTAGGTATTGAACATCGAACGGGAATCTATGTGATTAATGAGCGTGATTTAACGATTGTTGAAACAGGTCCAAGTCCATCCGTTCAACATATTCGTGTAGGATTAAAGCGGCTTGGGCATACTCTAGCAGATATTAAGTATATCATTGTGACCCATATCCATTTAGATCATGCAGGCGGTGCAGGGTTATTGTTGGAGGAAAGCCCAAATGCAACTGTTGTTGTACATTCGAGAGGGGCACGCCATCTTGCGCAGCCAGAAAGACTGATTGCAGGCGCAAAAGCAGTATATGGAGATAAATTTGACGAACTATTTGATCCGATTTTGCCAATCCCTGAAGAACGTCTACTCATAAAAGGGGAAGGGGATACATTAACGATTGGCGAGGCATGTACATTACAATTTTGGGATACGCCGGGACACTCCAATCACCATCTTGCCATTTATGATCCAGTCAGTAATGGCATGTTTACAGGAGACACCGTCGGTATCCGCTATGAACAACTTATAGACGATGGCGTTCAACTTTTCCTTCCATCTACATCACCGAACCAATTTAACGCACATGCAATGCAACACGCAATTGACCGAATGCGAGTGATGAATCTGGATTACTTATATTTTGGACATTATGGATATACGAAAGACGTTGAGGAAGCATTAAACCAAGTGGAAGCATGGTTACCTATCTTTGTGAAAGAAGCGGGTGCTGTTTATTCGGAAGGAAAAGATTACCACGCACTAAGTGCTCGTTTATTTGCGAAAGTGCAAAATCATTTGCGACATCAAAATATTTCAGATACCCATGATGTATATGGCATTATTAAGCTCGATATGGATGTTAGCTCAATGGGATTAATGGAATACGTAGCAAAACAACCTAGGTGAATTTGCGGGCGTCATTTAGGTGAATAGTGATGAAGGAAGCGTTTAGGACAACCGTTTATCCAAATGTATTTTGGATAAACGGTTGTTTTATTAATTTGTGAAATATTTATTAGCGCAAACCTAAACAATTAGTGTTATAAAATCGCCTCAAAAGGAAAATTAGCGTTGAAGTGCTGTAAATTTTGTTATTCCAGTTAAAAGTTCTATTTTACTACGTCTTCACTTATATTAGACCAATGGTAGATGAAAGGAAGAGAACTTTCATGTTAATCGACGGCGTATTTTCCGGTGGAGGGTTAAAAGGATTTGCATTAGTTGGCGCATACAGCGTTCTGGAAGAGAAAGGCTATCGTTTTAAACGAGTTGCAGGAACAAGTGCCGGTGCTATTCTGGCAAGTTTTATTGCTGCAGGATATACAGCAAAAGAAATTGAAAAATTATTAGATGAACTCGATCCAATAACCTTACTCGATCCACGGAATACAATACTTCCTATACCTTTTATGAAATGGATACGGCTTTATTGGCGACTTGGACTCTATCAAGGAAAGGCGTTAGAAAAATGGTTCTTTGAAAAACTGGCCAACAAAGGTATCTATTCATTTGCAGATTTACCTGCCGGGACATTAAGGCTTATCGCATCCGACTTAACAAATGGTAAAATGTTGGTGCTTCCGGATGATTTAGAAAGTTATGGTGTAAAACCAGAAAGTTTTCCAGTTGCACGTGCTTTGCGAATGAGTTGTGGCATTCCTTTTTTCTTTGAACCGGTAAAGATGAAAGTAGCTACAGATGACACGATTATTGTTGATGGAGGCGTGCTGAGTAATTTTCCAATGTGGCTATTTGATGGCGATGCTGGAAAAAGAGAGCGTCCTGTTATTGGACTAAAATTAAGTAGGAGTAAAGAAGAAGTGGGCGGACATGAAATATCGAATGCATTACATTTATTTGAAGCATTGTTTTCTACGATGAAGAATGCCCATGATGAACGGTATATTTCCCGAGAACATGAAAAAGATGTCGTTTTCATACCCGTTGAAGGTTTTAGTGCAACCCAATTTAATTTAGAAGATGAAACGAAAGCAGAACTAATGAAAATAGGAAGAGAACGAACGTTAAAGTTTTTAGAATTTTGGTAACTATGCAACGTGAGCATAATCTTGATTCAATGCAAGATCATGCTTTGCTCTCTCTCTATTCGGTCATGCTGTAGTCTAATTTAAATTGAAAGGATGAGAATTTGAGGCGTGTACTATGCATTTACGGGGCTACAATTTTTATTGGTGTCCTTCTTGGTATGTTGGTCACGTATTTAATGATAAACTAAAGGTTTTCGATTGGAAAGGTGTTGACGAGGAGATGAATGGCTCATTCACTCCTCTATTTTAATTTGTAATAAGAAATTTACATGGGATAAGCTAACTTTAATGGTGGTACTCCAATATTCCGTTGTTTTTTTCGTTGAATAATCGTGGTAGAATGGGGACAGAAATTGAAATTTAGGTCTCGTTAAGGGTGAAGCAGGATGATATATACAACTGGATTTGTCACAATGCTTACAAACGCAAAGTCTAAGCGGTTGGACAATTTTAAAAGCGATACGCTCACACTCGAATTTATGGAAGATGTGATTGACGACGCTTCATTAAAAATAAGATATCGTTACACAGCATTTTTACCAAGAAGTTATGAATGTCAGACATTAGAAGATTATACGGGGAAAATTAAGCCATTCATTCAAAAACAAGTCCCAAGTATGATTGTCAGTTTACAGGTTACACATTTGAATTATGTAAGCGAACGCGCAAAGCGAAAATTTGGGAGATAGGATAGTGTTAATCTATCGTAATTGGAAAAGTTATGAACTGTGTTAATGGGTTTCGAGTAATACACCTTCCGCATGTTCCCACAAATCTTTAGGTATGGTATACTGTGTAAGTCTAAAAAAATATGAGCTTAAGGGCAGCAATCTGCTGCTCTTTTTACTATTTATATAAGCAATTAAAGCGAATGAAAGGAAGGCATATATGCAAGTAAAAACGAATACGAATATCCGTGATACGATGCAATGTGCCCTCGATATTACGGCGAATGCGCGTAATGGAATGTTGAAATGGTTTAATAGTGAACAAGATTTATTTGCATCACAACAAAGTTTTCATGTATTTATCGAAAAGAGACCGGAAAATCGTCAGGGGAATATATCCTTTTCTATTTTCTTTGATCCAAATCAAAATGAAAATATAGCGAATCATTTAAACAATCGAGTTGCGGTGATGGATTGCGTCATTAAAAATGAAGGCTTTTTAGCGACGGGTTTCCATGTTCGTGGTAAAAGGGAGCCTGTTGCAACTAATAGACGATTCAAAGCAAATTTAAAGTTTGTTTTGAATCGTCGAATGGCTGCTCAAATCCCCATAGAACTTTATACGGCACTGCGCGAATTGCCGATAGCAGATGAACGTTCGGAGTATGTGAAGAAAAGAATCGCGAGTTGGGAAGGGTATTTACGAATTCAAGAGTTGAATGCGGACGTAGAAGATGTAAATACGACATTTACTGCCCCGCGATTTAGTGAAGATTTTAGCAAAATACAAATTACTTGCCCTGGACTTCAAGGAAAAGCTTTGCGGGCGTTGAATGGATTTAGTGCGAATATAACTGGGCTTTCCGGAGATGTTGGCAATGTTATACAAGTGAAGCCTTCGAAAAAAATGGTTGAGATTGAATTAACGCCTACCTATAAAAATAGGGCAAGGCGACAGGATTTGAATATTCATTCATTTCGAGAAGTCAAATTCAGTAATTTTGCCGAATTAAGTCAAGTGCGCCGTCTCCGAAAAGGATTTAAAGATTTACAAGACGGATTAGCTGCGAATGCCAATTTAGAAAAAGTTCTTTTTGAAGAACGACCTGTTGTTAGGATTTCAAAAGAAAAGAAAGATCTAGTGTTTCATAATCGACTAAATAAGTTTCAGCGTGAAGCTGTGACGGGTGCGATGACAGCAAATGATTTATATGTCATCCAAGGCCCACCTGGAACGGGGAAAACGACAGTTATTTCCGAAATTTGTTACCAAAATGCGAAAGCAGGACTGCGGACACTCGTTGCTTCACAGGCAAATTTAGCTGTAGATAATGCGCTTGGAAGACTGTTAGATGACCAAGATATTCGAATTTTACGTTACGGCCGTACGGAAAGCATTGAAGAAGAAGGCAAGAAGTTTATTGAGGAAAACGTTGCACTGCATTGGAAAGAACAAACGATGCAAGCATTAAAACGAGAATTGCAGCAGCACAAAGAGAAATCGGAACAACTGAAACAGGATTGTTTAAATTATGAACAACAGTTGGCGACCTACAAAGACGCGAATAAATTTATTGAAGCGAAAATTATCGAAAAAGAACAAGTGCAAGTTGAACATGAAGCGCTCTTATCAACGTTGGAACAATTAAACAAAGTAGAAATTAGTTTGAACGAAGAACTAGAAAAGTTGGTGGAAGAACAGCAACATCTAGAAAAAAATCGCCAGCAGTTACAAGAAAAGGTTGAACGACTAGAAGAACAAATTCAGTTGCATGAAATGCATGCAGAAGAAAAAGCGATAATGGAAATTGTTGAAAATGAAATCATTGAAGTTCAACAAAAAATTGACTATAGGACAATGCATGAGCAACAATTTCAGCTAGAGCAAGAATTGGTTTTATTACAAGAAGAGAAATCTTCAAATGATGAACGGTTACAGCAATTTGAACAATTTCTAGAAGAGTCAATGTTTATCTTAAAATTGGATGACTTTCAAAAATGCTTGTTAAAGTTTCGAATCGATGTGCCATCTGTGACGCATACAAAAATAACAGAATTACAGCATCTGATTTTGAAAATAAAAGAAAGTTTATCAAGAAATACATATGATGTCTGGAATTCACTTGAACAACGTTTGGATAAAGCCATTCCTATGCTAGAAAATATCTTGCGGGAACAAGGCTTTTTAACGCAAGCCGGTCAAAGAACATTTCAAGGACAAAATCGTTCACCAGAAGAAGTTCATGCATTTTTAGATCGAATGGGACGTTTCTTAGTTGCACCGCAAATGAAACAGCTTCTAGTAACGAGAAACTACTCCGCTGAAAAATATGATGCTTTAGAGAAATTAGCTTCTGCCTATACATTTTTAAAACAACAAAAACAACACGCTCGCATGCAGTATGCGTATATTGAACAACAAAAAACAATGATTGAACAATCGAAACAACTTTTTAAAATGATAAAAAAAGAAACAATCGAAGCGGTTAATCGTTCAACGAATGAAGTAATGAAACGTTTGGAAATGATTGCTGAAAAATCAACTGAATTGCTAGCGAAGCAAGCTGAGTTAAAAGAACAGTATGAAGCTTTACCAAAACAAAATTTGATCACGAAGCATTCTATTGCAGAATTAATTGAGTCACTCGAACAGCTAAAAGAGCGCTCATCGGCATACAAACAAAAGCGACAAGCCTATCATGCGTATCAATCAGAATTTGAAAACAACCAAAAGACGGTTATTGAACTGACCGAAGCTATTGTTAAAAATACGGATATGCAAGAGGAAAAGCAACAAGGAATCGAGCAAATCAAGGAAAAGTTGATTCAAAATGAGAGCAGTCGAACTGCACTACAAGATGTTTTGCAATCCGAGCCAGAAAAAGAACAAGAATTGATTTTGAAAAATCTGGAAGACTGTAAAGAGAAAATCGAAGCAATAAAAGTCGAACAAGAACAGCTGCCCATGAAAGAAGCTTTGCAACAACAATGGCTTTCGATGTTAGAAAATGCAACGGACTATGACTTAGACGAAATTAAAAAACTTTATATTCAACATGCGAACGTCATTGGAACAACTTGTGTTGCCTCGGCAAGACGAGATTTTATGGAAGATTATCCAACTTTTGACGTAGTCATTATTGACGAAGTGTCGAAAGCTACACCTCCTGAATTACTATTACCGATGCTGAAAGGGAAGAAAATTATTTTAGTAGGCGACCATCACCAATTACCGCCACTAATGGGGCAAGAAACGCTTGAAGAATTTCTTGAGGAAAGTACGGATGCTAAGGAAAAGAAAGAGCTTGAACAATTATTAAAAGAATCATTATTTGAGCGGTTGTTTAGAACATTGCCAAAGCAAAATAAAACGATGCTTGGCATTCAATATCGAATGCACGAAAAAATAATGGACACAATCACGCCATTTTACAAAGAAGGCGACTATGCCTTACAATGCGGCCTAGAAAACTCAGATGTGGATAGGGATCATTTACTAGAATCGCGTCATTATAATCGTAACAAACATCTCTTATGGTTTGATGTTCCGAATGAAAAACCGTTTTTTGAAGACCGTGTAAAAGGTGGGACAAGTCGCTTTAATGAAGCGGAACTATCCATGATTCGTACGTTATTAACCGATTTAAATGAAGCAACTAATGAAGCAATTCAAGCGGGTAGAATAAAATCGGGTGCGAAGAAAAATGTCGGTGTAATTAGTTTTTATGGTGAACAAGTGAAAAGAATTGATCTTTTAATTCATCATGAATTAAATTTACCTCATCTACATTGCAGAACCGGTTCCGTTGACAAATTTCAAGGGATGGAAATGGATGTCATTATTTTAAGTTTCGTTCGAAATCATGATCATCCAGGTGGAGATATCGGTTTCGCGAAAGATTACCGACGCTTAAATGTTGCCTTATCACGTGCCAGGGAATTACTGATGATTGTCGGAAGTGCAGATATGTTTACAAAACGTCCGAAGAATTTGCATACGCGAAAGATGTTTGAGCGGTTACTCAATCATGTACAGGAACAAGAAGGGTATAAGCAATTACAGACAGAGGTGAACTGATTAGATGAACGAATTGAAAAATCGCTTAACGAGAGAGCTCCAGCAAGACCTTCAAGTGAAAATTCTACATTCTCAATACTGGAATTTGCCGATTCACCCATTGAAAGTTGATTTTGAGACAGTGCGCCAGACGAAAATGGATGTTTTAATGAAAATGTTGCTGATCGCTTTTCGGGAGTCTGATTTTAAAGATATCAATCAGTTAAGTGATGTTCTTTTAGTAGAGCCGCTTTTCATTCAAAACATCGTAAATAAAATGCTACGGGCGGGTCTGATTGAAAAGCGTGAACAAATTTTTACGTTGACAAATAAAGGAGTTGAACAGTTAAAAACAGAGACCTTCGTCGAGCAACCGGAAAATTGTACAGAAAAACTTTTATATAGTCCGTGTCATGGAATGGTTTTGCAGGGGGAGCTTGAAGATCCTAATCATGAACAATTCGATGAGTATCGTTTATATGATCATTATTCGGATTGGGATGTTGATATTCTTGAAATAAGTATCATTCATAAGTCACTACAAGGATTTCTTCCTGTAGAAGAAACGCCACATGTCCAAACAGTGATTGCTGAAATTAATTCGGTTGCACCGCTCGCGATTGATTTTTTACCTTGTCTAGAATTTCAACTTTACAAT
This window of the Sporosarcina pasteurii genome carries:
- a CDS encoding CidA/LrgA family holin-like protein, yielding MKKILDIPLKKIFLIIIQIAGLYLLSVLGEFISNLLSLSIPGSIIGLLLLLVGLHLRIIPESFIQEGAGLLLIILPLFFIPATVGIVQHPEFLSVKGIFLILIVMISTFLTMIVAGRMSEWYEKKQVKEES
- a CDS encoding LrgB family protein codes for the protein MQNLLTPIIVIITTVGLFLMMRRLYGRYPNAVFHPMLTTTTLICIGLLLFNIPYADYMKGGKWIEQFLGPCVVALAYPLYNQRKIMMQYKKVILLGISSGLITAMGSIIFFAKLFKVEEEIVYTIIPKSITTPVAIQISDTMGGIPSLTAIFVMIAGFSGIIVGPYVMKYTGIESRLGKGLALGSASHALGVAKSTEYGELSLSMASVAMTLSAIIGSLIGPLLVLFV
- a CDS encoding methyl-accepting chemotaxis protein codes for the protein MKNTLTFQLGAIIVGIMIAMLAISSFATYKTAYDKLYDAAGVEAYGCANITTGLIEPGDIVKIKNGDTNTMETVGKQLNWTTAHKDIFETQYIIDLDGNLLAMDDHLAAKGLKVGDAIPIDDEAISTLLETKHPTYSQPYEFAGIERLSGYAPIFENHDSSGDVIAISVIDFDNAIVAERTWDVVRNGVLISLIPMVIAASITIYLIRRKTSQISSLINHAREIADGNLAIEDTVVNSRDEVGDLARTLNMMTANLRNIIGTMKTTAVQLTKNSSETAMSLNEMHDAIQQVAANMSDVTISISNGTANAEHASSILGTLADNIQASKVTADRSVENSKATMQVAENGQQRANEINEDMEKIRTESVDSGNTIQNLIESTTKIQDITSTIAGIAAQTNLLALNASIEAARAGEHGQGFAVVAEEVRKLAEQSNSEVLEVEKLVADITAHIQQVVSSTEESTALIESGTNTVRLTAESLSQVAQAVSKTVEEISSLSASTTIEAESSEQVVQLISELTREIHTIEDMSMNISAATERNDSID
- a CDS encoding UPF0236 family transposase-like protein, which codes for MIKNNTKLPTPRSFNKILDRFHVAKDLKSVFKEHPRWHSIRIKLAKYNIEGLMTELNSAVGKLEDADLIRQYP
- a CDS encoding MBL fold metallo-hydrolase → MVEQQRVELIDGFDLGIEHRTGIYVINERDLTIVETGPSPSVQHIRVGLKRLGHTLADIKYIIVTHIHLDHAGGAGLLLEESPNATVVVHSRGARHLAQPERLIAGAKAVYGDKFDELFDPILPIPEERLLIKGEGDTLTIGEACTLQFWDTPGHSNHHLAIYDPVSNGMFTGDTVGIRYEQLIDDGVQLFLPSTSPNQFNAHAMQHAIDRMRVMNLDYLYFGHYGYTKDVEEALNQVEAWLPIFVKEAGAVYSEGKDYHALSARLFAKVQNHLRHQNISDTHDVYGIIKLDMDVSSMGLMEYVAKQPR
- a CDS encoding patatin-like phospholipase family protein, which codes for MLIDGVFSGGGLKGFALVGAYSVLEEKGYRFKRVAGTSAGAILASFIAAGYTAKEIEKLLDELDPITLLDPRNTILPIPFMKWIRLYWRLGLYQGKALEKWFFEKLANKGIYSFADLPAGTLRLIASDLTNGKMLVLPDDLESYGVKPESFPVARALRMSCGIPFFFEPVKMKVATDDTIIVDGGVLSNFPMWLFDGDAGKRERPVIGLKLSRSKEEVGGHEISNALHLFEALFSTMKNAHDERYISREHEKDVVFIPVEGFSATQFNLEDETKAELMKIGRERTLKFLEFW
- a CDS encoding ATP-binding protein — translated: MQVKTNTNIRDTMQCALDITANARNGMLKWFNSEQDLFASQQSFHVFIEKRPENRQGNISFSIFFDPNQNENIANHLNNRVAVMDCVIKNEGFLATGFHVRGKREPVATNRRFKANLKFVLNRRMAAQIPIELYTALRELPIADERSEYVKKRIASWEGYLRIQELNADVEDVNTTFTAPRFSEDFSKIQITCPGLQGKALRALNGFSANITGLSGDVGNVIQVKPSKKMVEIELTPTYKNRARRQDLNIHSFREVKFSNFAELSQVRRLRKGFKDLQDGLAANANLEKVLFEERPVVRISKEKKDLVFHNRLNKFQREAVTGAMTANDLYVIQGPPGTGKTTVISEICYQNAKAGLRTLVASQANLAVDNALGRLLDDQDIRILRYGRTESIEEEGKKFIEENVALHWKEQTMQALKRELQQHKEKSEQLKQDCLNYEQQLATYKDANKFIEAKIIEKEQVQVEHEALLSTLEQLNKVEISLNEELEKLVEEQQHLEKNRQQLQEKVERLEEQIQLHEMHAEEKAIMEIVENEIIEVQQKIDYRTMHEQQFQLEQELVLLQEEKSSNDERLQQFEQFLEESMFILKLDDFQKCLLKFRIDVPSVTHTKITELQHLILKIKESLSRNTYDVWNSLEQRLDKAIPMLENILREQGFLTQAGQRTFQGQNRSPEEVHAFLDRMGRFLVAPQMKQLLVTRNYSAEKYDALEKLASAYTFLKQQKQHARMQYAYIEQQKTMIEQSKQLFKMIKKETIEAVNRSTNEVMKRLEMIAEKSTELLAKQAELKEQYEALPKQNLITKHSIAELIESLEQLKERSSAYKQKRQAYHAYQSEFENNQKTVIELTEAIVKNTDMQEEKQQGIEQIKEKLIQNESSRTALQDVLQSEPEKEQELILKNLEDCKEKIEAIKVEQEQLPMKEALQQQWLSMLENATDYDLDEIKKLYIQHANVIGTTCVASARRDFMEDYPTFDVVIIDEVSKATPPELLLPMLKGKKIILVGDHHQLPPLMGQETLEEFLEESTDAKEKKELEQLLKESLFERLFRTLPKQNKTMLGIQYRMHEKIMDTITPFYKEGDYALQCGLENSDVDRDHLLESRHYNRNKHLLWFDVPNEKPFFEDRVKGGTSRFNEAELSMIRTLLTDLNEATNEAIQAGRIKSGAKKNVGVISFYGEQVKRIDLLIHHELNLPHLHCRTGSVDKFQGMEMDVIILSFVRNHDHPGGDIGFAKDYRRLNVALSRARELLMIVGSADMFTKRPKNLHTRKMFERLLNHVQEQEGYKQLQTEVN